Genomic window (Ananas comosus cultivar F153 linkage group 16, ASM154086v1, whole genome shotgun sequence):
CTATAATAATTCAGCATATTCCACATTTGGATGACCCTTAGCGCCAGTGCTATATTTGGTTATTTACTAAAATCTCCTTTTGGGGGAGAAGGATGAATTGTTAGTGTGGACGCCCAAAggatatacataaaaaataaatttataagatcttatccattaaattttgatcatatgattgaaactttatatatacatgAGCCTTTTCATAATtgagttgggctttatatttaggttgcactttaaatataaaatatataaattttataaatataaaagatatgtattcgagctgttatcgagctgaATACTAATGAGCTAACCTTAGCTCATGTTTGGCCCGTTTATTAAataagctgaaaaattcagctcttATTCGATTCATTTACTAAACGAACGACTCGATCTTGAGCTCATTTTGAGCTGAATACGAGTTGGCTCACAAATAGCAAGCTgccactgtcacgccccgagcccgcctctttagttggattcgggcacgccaacagaccgccgaacggacagggtttcccctgtaccgcggacagagtctcccctgtacgttcaaggcgtggcaatcaatacaatgtacgaagttccaaccaggaacacatttcaaccaaagattgcataaggaagtatcaaaaacataaatctacttgctattacaagcatttatctcacatattacatttttacaTTCTTAGATTTCATCACATTTGATTCCTTGATTCTTACTTccaaatataatcaaattattacaaatttattacaagttgatacatcttgttctttcattttccatatccctaagtagccgactcagggtgttgctatctggtctctgtggtagggcgctaactNCTCTTTACTCATAACCCATGCACAAAATGCcaataagtccctcaacaatgcttctctcgcaacagcccgaactgggcattttcggggttcggggaccggtccttgcgatgagagaccggtccctgagagaccggtccttgactgagagaccagtccccgaaggtccagaaatcaaccttcaaggacttagccaaattttcagctttttcaccgttttcgctccgttttcactcatttttgctcgtttgacatccgattcatttcaaatcgaaccgagactctccaaacatgttttcaagcatgttttcatcatcttttcatccacgctaatgccggatttagtccatggtccaacatagcctttcgggtcccgttttcgcgccctatgcgcaccgaagcacccaaatgctcccgaacttcgccggaatgattccaatggctttctaagctaacatatatcgtaacttcatgaattagaagttcggtatattacagccaCCCTTAGTCGGAATTAGTTAtcctataataatttattcagtatgaaattttctttgtaattagaagataaaaatttgatttttttctccTCGAAAGGTTTTGACATCCATAACCAGTAAGATGGTCTATTTTAGTAAGGTGGTATATTTTATCTGCGAGAAGATTTATCTGATTCCGAAAAGAATAGCTGGAAGACCAAATATGCTAATTTAGTCATAACAGAAAATTCTCATACTAAATAAGATATCActagataaattattttaacatcCAAACGAGTTCTTAGGTTTAGGCTCTGTTTAAACGttggaataaattattcttGAATAATTTATTAAGCATAACATTTTTCTTGTATAAATTGGAggcaaaatagtttttttttttttttttgaaagttttgtCATTCATGATTTAATaggtataatattttatctacaaGTTGATTTATATTATTTCGAAAAATTAACTAAAGAATGAAATATGTCATAATCATCTTAGGTGTTTGATCACATTTTTCATCTACCAAACACTATAAATTTcttaagcaaataaaaaatacatctaaataagatattcatgGATCTAAACATAGCCTTAGTGacaaattttatcaattttggtGCTTTTGTTGTGTTGTTGTTGTCACAGTGAGCACACATATGGTGCTAAAGGTGCACAAGAAGAACAACTAAATACACTATGAATTGTTactcaaatataattataaaatctcCTGCTTATATTCCCGTATATATGACTATCAAACTGCATCTCTTATACAACATAGAGGCTCAGTTTCAGTGCAAAAACACATTCAAGTagtttataatatttgattgatGAAGAGTGgtatcaaatatttagaattaaaattttattttgttcaacaTATCATATCCAACCTTAGTTAagtcattttttttagaattagataaataaatatgttGTCCTACCAAATTATAGAGAGCAAAAATCATATTTCTAACTTTCAGTCacaaaaaaaaggtgaaaaaataaGTCCGTAGCACTGAATGACTTATTTCAACATCCAAACAAAGCGGGAAAAACAATATTTCTCACGCGCGAGTACAATGCCGCAGACTACCCTCATCTCTGAACCCTAAACACAACTCGATGAGATTTTAGCGCCCTTTTTCGACACGCTTTACGACAGAACTCGCAATGAAGCAGAATGATCACTTCACCCATTTACAGCACTACAGAGTTCCGGTCTCGGGGATTCCGATTCAAGGAGTTCAAACAATTTCAAGAAAAGACCAGAAAAACAGGATGTATGAGTTGCTATAACAAATAAAAGCATCGAATTAGCGCATTTCATTATACCTAATCATGTTCAGCTACAGCCAACTTAAACCACAAGCTGAATACAAAGCCTTGaaacccccccaccccccctctCTCAATCATAAGATTTATATAAGTTTGCAGCTTGAAGTTTAAATAGTAGTAAATAATAATAGCAGCACCTAGAACTTGGGGGATCAGCCGCCACAGTTTACAAGCATCGAGGGAAGTAGATCTGACCCACATATCCTCCAGCCATCGCCCTTCTTACGTTAGCCTCGAACATCTTAGGGTTGTTGCGTAGGACTGCTGCTGCATCGTGATTCAACGGGTCCTCGTCGTTCGGTTGCTTAAGCGAAAGTTTGAGAAGGTTAAATAGAGCCACACATCTTACTGTTGTAAACTGAAACATTAGAATTAGAGATTATTTCCACATACATGTGACTGGAACACGAACGGGTTCAAAATATCACGCGCAACATTCACAGTAGAGTTAAATTTAGACCCTTCATTTGTTCGCATGCATATATGAGGAAAACATGATGTTTTCTTTAGTTGTCTTTTGAACCCCAAAAGCTGTGTCTAATTGCTGATATCGGTAATTTCTTACACtcgaagaaagaaaataagaagcAATTAGATAATAAATAGTCTCGGAAAGTACTTCTTTCCACAATtagaaatattctagctcaCGACTCTAGAAAACTCGACAAGCAACGATGGCTCGATACCATTTCTGTTTGAGGGAAGGACAATTAAATATTGAACTGATGCAGGACAAATTAGAAAACCATAATTATCTTGCAAGCGATGAGGCCAAAAGTAATATTAAACTGAATCGCataaattttcagaaaactaGAGACAGAAATTTAGAAAAAGAATCAGAAGGAAAGACGAGGAAGAACGGAGAATAGAGAACcttgaagaagaagataatgataTCATAACTGCAGTCAAAACACAAatccagatttttttttcattataacTCATCTCCTATATTACAATCACAGGCTATGTTTATAGTCTTCAAAatataatcctaatatataaacaaatctcacgattttagaaatatttctaATCCGAACATATCTAAAAAAGCCCTAAACCATatccctaatttttaaaattttattttatatgataaatCCTAAAAATCCTAATAAAAAGGACAAACAAATTAACAAGCAGAATAATCCCGAAAATTGGAAAAAAGTTTAAAACCTAACTGACTCGATCAAACCTATTACAGAAAATcaactcaaataaataaaaagacaaCTCGACCCGGTCCTGTCCAAATTGCGTTCTGCATCATGTATCGTACGAACTTACATAATGATCTCAAATGCTTATATATTGTCGATTATATCTTCCAGTAGGTAAATGTCTTCCAATTGCAGATCCTAAGCTAGAGTAAAATAGGAGGATTGAAGTAGACAGTCCGATAGATAGACAACATATAACTTTGGTCAATAGAACTATCCACAAGCACCTATGTAATTAGTGCTTTTATATCACCGCCTTTATGCGATGGAATGTAAGAGGCTTTGCATGGAAACAGGGTTAAAGCTATGATGCTCATTACAGTTCGACCCGCCATTGAAACCAAGCAATACATCGAGAGCAAATGAAATGTCGATATATGACCTAGATAAGCATTTGAtagaaatgaaaagaatgatATGCACTGTCACTCAGATTTGCACTTAGAGAGAATTGACGAAAATAATACAACAAACTTAAAGATTACAAGTACCATGAAGAGAAGATTCAAGCCGTAAATTACTGTGTTGACGTTGAGAACAGGCTTCCAATCTTCACGGAGAATATTCAGGCAGACATTTCCTTCCAAGTCGATATTAGGGTGATAAACCTGATTAAATATTAACTCAAACATCAACTTAAGTTAACGGTAAAAGCTTAAAAAACTAGTTATAGAATCTTTCTAGAATCTTGAGACAAAGAAATGATTATAGAAATCCAAGCTGTACCTTGGTCTTGCACCTGACCTTCGGTGGCTCGTAAGGATAAGAAGGAGACACTTGGAAGGTAAAGAGAAATTTACCGCCTCTAAGATACATAAGATTGGTGAAAGATGTTATACAACATTCATGTAAAAGCGACAAGTTTGTACAGAGAAACTCTTTCAAGGGCAATATAATATAGAATCTGACAGATACAAATTGCAGAATCAGCTGAAAAGAGTTTCTGGAATCTCTAAAAGTTTGTAAGAGATGATGCTcctgaaatataaaaataatttgtgcaTGAAAAACGACCGCTTACAGATAATATCCTTCATCGGGGCGGATGCTGATCTCAAAATTCATCAGATCATCCTTTCCGTTAGGGAAAGAAATGGTTGTCGTGTTAGGCAGATTAAGTTCCGTAATATCTGCGAAGTATGAGTTTCAGCAATCGAATACAATAGCTCGTTGCAAAGTCTAGAAAAAAAGTATAGTCCTTGTCAACAATCATGCCAagagaagacaaaaaaaaaaaaaagaagaaaaagagagtaaaatttTGCTTGAAATCAGAAACTAATTAATACAAAAGCACAAAGCAAACTATTCCAGGAACAGGTTCAAAATCTGAGATTCTTGCTCTTAGGAAACAAGTTCATGAGTCAGCAAAGTCGCAGTCAAAAGAAACTAACTAACAGTTATCGAAAAGTAATACTAAAGCAATAAGCCATTAACATAAACATAGAAATCATGTGCTCTTTTGAATGCAACAAACCTTTATGAAGACGTAATTCCCCTGCACTTTGCTTCTTGATAGGAGCCCTTCCATTTGCACTTGCAGTATCCTCCTTCTTCTGTCCTTTTAGCTTAAAAAGATTTATCACTGTTCTGCAGAAAAGGGAGAGATGAAGCAGAAATAGTATGCACGCAACAATAAGAGCAATCAAATTATGGAGAATATAGATTACAGCATAAAATATGGAAGGTATTCATGGTACAAAATTTTTTGGCAGAAGCCTGTGCGGTGCCCGCCTTTCTATTCGAAGATGGGCACGTCTACCATGATCTTGCTAGTCTAGATCAACTCGACCCCCAAGACTAAGtgtaagaaagagagagtagagagagtgTATCTGTAACCTTTGCTTCTAAGTAATAGAGTACTTAGTTTTTGCAGacccttgctctctctctctctctctctctctcttgcactTAGTTTTTGAGGTCGCGGAAGTCCCGAATAGCAAGACCGAGgcaggcttgcccatcttcgagcaggaaagaGGAGGCCGCGTGGGCTTTGACGAGCAAAATCACTAAATCTGTGACACTAAGATAAGATCACTCAAAGACAAACAATGAAATGCAGAAACGAAGAAACTTTGCATGATAaatgaattaaagaaaaaaaaaaagatctactTTGCGAATTCATAGCTCTTACAgctaaaacaaaacaaaactttCCTCATAACTCTCCAATAACGCGGACAATCTGCAAGAATTTCATATTAGTTCTTCCATATGTTTGATTAGTTCAACTATACCATGGCAAAATCCCATAATTTCATAGATAGGGCAAAACATCAAGATGTTAGaggtttgtttggtttttcgaaaaatatcccaaaaaataattttctggctagaaaagtatttttcgtttgtttggttcatagaaaaaagtatattttttagaaaagttCTTTCTCCAGATTTCATGAAAACTtgtgttttcatttttcaaatttttttattcaaaaaataaaaactatggAAAACAGTAGTTTACATAGAAATTTCCTATCATCGCCATAACCTATACCGTATCATGCTAAAAAAATATCAGCACGATACGACACCCGTACCAATAGTAGGAAACCCGACATGTAGCTATCTCAATAAAGTGCAAAaactctaataaatatatatactaagcaATCAGAATATACCGGTGccaaaaaaataactatttcgCGCCAATGTGTGCCGGCACACCAGTGGCAGGGAATTGTGTCGAACACTTGCCGGCACAAATTCTAACGATTAGAAACTCTTCATATAGCTAGCTTGGGATATGGATTCTAAGTTACATGTGATGAACACAGAGAACAATCCAAAATTCACAACAAAAGTAGAAAATGAAGCAAACCACATACATGATCAAAGATTAAAATCATAgcacatgtgtgtgtgtgtgtgagagagtgagagagagagagagagagagagagagagagagagagagattttgtagTGAGCTAATGACGAAACCCTCACTATCAAAATACTAATCACACTAGtaagcaaatgtgatgtatctAAATTATCCACAACCAAGATATGCAAGATTGGAGTAAATgaagttgaaagagaaaaatccaAGCACAAGCACAACAACAacacaagatttacgtggttcaccCAAACCGGGCTATATCCACGGGCACGGAGAGATCAAATCCACGATCAAATGAGGAGATTACAAGATTTGGTTAGAGATTACCACTTTATCATAATGGGCTTACAACCTTGCAATGGAAATCCCTTCTTGCTACACCTTCTTTGAAGCACCTTTCGATTCCGCGAATCCCGCTTCGGAATACCTCTTAGAATTCCTCCAATCTACGTTGGAAGTCTTTGAATCAAGCAAGAAGAACAAGAGAGCTCCTTCtccaaccctctctacacctcTCTTTTCTATTACAAGAAAAGGGAAAACCTAGAGAGCAAAAAATGAGAACTCACTCTCTCTAACCCAAAGAGTTATCTCTTAACACCACTTGGCCCAACATACCAAATGGGTCAActaaaacccaaaccaaatacTAACTAGCCCATTACATGAGTTGTTGAACCAAACCTAAAATAAAGCCAATTAGGCTAATAAGTGAATTTGATATCACTAACccaacaatctccaccttgatgGCAAAATCACCGCTCCTCATCTCCGCGCCAACCATGTGCCTTTATCCTCCGCTCAACTTGAAGCCTAAAGAAGTTAGGCTCCAATTCAACTTCTCTACTTGTACCAGCTTCGTGAGCATATCGGCTACATTCTCATGAGTGCCAACTTTCAACACCCTCACCTTGCCATCTTCAATGACATTCCGGATGTAATGATATTGCACATCAATATGTTTAGTCTTTTTATGATAAACCGGATTTTTAGCCAAACATATTGCACTCATACTATTACATAATAAATACATGGGTTTAAAATTCATACCAAGCTCTTTCATCAAACCTTGAAGCCACACCGCCTCCTTGGTTGCCTCGGTAAGTGCCATGTACTCGGCCTCCGTGGTTGACAAAGCCACCGTTACTTGAAGCTTGGACATCCAACTAATTGGACCATTTCCATGTTCAAATACAAAGCCCGTTGTAGATCTTCTCTTGTCAAGATCACCGGCAAAATTAGCATCAACATAACCTTGCATTGGCCTTGAGTTTTTGCCATACATGATTGCATAATCACTTGTACCTCTCAAATAGCGAAGAACCCATTTCGCCGCTTCCCAATGCACCTTTCCGGGATTTGCCATAAACCGACTAAGAACACCAACGGCattgtttgagataaaaaaaaaagttcgatttcgaattcaaattcaaattcaaattgaggaTATAGAAGGAAAGAAATTAATTGTGATTTAATTACTACTTTCCTTAGAGGATTGGATGTCAAtaaggaaagaaataaaaaaaaaattcttaccttatcttcaaaaattttgaattattttcgaAAGTGAAGAGGTCCCAAAACCACTACAAAGAGGACCACAAAATTcaaagataaaatttttttctagggaggggaaaaagaaaagaaaaaaaaagagaaacaaaaaaaa
Coding sequences:
- the LOC109722088 gene encoding uncharacterized protein LOC109722088; its protein translation is MANPGKVHWEAAKWVLRYLRGTSDYAIMYGKNSRPMQGYVDANFAGDLDKRRSTTGFVFEHGNGPISWMSKLQVTVALSTTEAEYMALTEATKEAVWLQGLMKELDGKVRVLKVGTHENVADMLTKLIGGILRGIPKRDSRNRKVLQRRCSKKGFPLQGCKPIMIKCVTDLVILLVKAHAASSFLLEDGTVINLFKLKGQKKEDTASANGRAPIKKQSAGELRLHKDITELNLPNTTTISFPNGKDDLMNFEISIRPDEGYYLGGKFLFTFQVSPSYPYEPPKVRCKTKVYHPNIDLEGNVCLNILREDWKPVLNVNTVIYGLNLLFMQPNDEDPLNHDAAAVLRNNPKMFEANVRRAMAGGYVGQIYFPRCL